The segment CACCCACAGCAGTCGGGCCGGCATGCTGGGTGCCCGACTGCGCTCGGGGGCCTGTTGATCCACGATCACTGGCTTGCGCAGATTGCGGAAGAATCGGGACAGCTCATCGCGACGTCTGGACGATCGCCCTGGGGCGTAAAGGTAGCGGGCAAGACACAGGAATCCGACGACGCTGATTATCTGGATGACCAGCGCGAGCGCCAGTCGGATATCCACCAACTGCTGAGCAGGAAAGCCACTCAACCCCGGTAATTGCTGCAGCATCTCGGCATCCAGCCATAGATAGCTACCGCTAGTCACACTGATCCCGACCAGCACACTGCCCCAGCCTGCCCAGTCCGGTGTACGCGTATTGAATAGCACCATCAGTGCAGGCAGTGCCAAAGGCATCTGCAACAACACCCCAAACATGATCATGATATCGAACAGACTCAACATCTCGAGCCGACTGAGCATGATCACGAACAGCACCACGATGATGCCTTGCATGACACCAAAGGCGCGCCCCAGCATGACGAGCCGCGACGCCATACCGCCCGACTCCTTCAACAATGGCATGATCAGCGTCATCATCACCCCGGCATCGCGATTGAAGGCGGTGGTGATCGGCGCAATGGTCACCGCCAGCATGGCCGAGATCACCAGACCCAGCACCCCTGAAGGCAAGTAATGAATGATGAAGTGCACGTAGGCCACGTTGGCGGCGTCCTTGCCGAGCTGGGGGTAAAGCGCCGCCAGATCGATATCTGCCGCCCCCATCAACCACGGTGGCAGGAACCAGGTGACGGGGCCAACGACGAAGAGGATAGAGGCCAGCAGCGCTGCCTTGCGGGCGCCACTGTCATCCGCCGTGGTGAGAAAGCGATAGCTGGAGGTCGCATTGTTGATACTGATGAATTGCTTGATCAGCATTGCTGCCGACCAGACCATCATGATGGCGACGCTGTAATCACTGCCGCCAACCCAGAAGGCCTTGTCGAATGCCGGCAATATCAAGGTATCGCTCACCAGCAGACTGA is part of the Cobetia sp. L2A1 genome and harbors:
- a CDS encoding sodium:solute symporter family transporter, with the protein product MTQLDKVALFFSIVLIVLTIVVYRRRAETPDGFIRGSGNVPWWMAGSTAFMTQFSAWTFTGAAQKAFENGFSVLMIFWGNALGFLLAALYFAPRFRRLRVSTYSDIIALRYGKATQLLYVVSQIFLTLMTASIGLYGVSLFLSAVLGLSVLTLAVLIGSIIIAITLVGGVWIVSANNFIQMMQLAVLTLVIGGFCISLLVSDTLILPAFDKAFWVGGSDYSVAIMMVWSAAMLIKQFISINNATSSYRFLTTADDSGARKAALLASILFVVGPVTWFLPPWLMGAADIDLAALYPQLGKDAANVAYVHFIIHYLPSGVLGLVISAMLAVTIAPITTAFNRDAGVMMTLIMPLLKESGGMASRLVMLGRAFGVMQGIIVVLFVIMLSRLEMLSLFDIMIMFGVLLQMPLALPALMVLFNTRTPDWAGWGSVLVGISVTSGSYLWLDAEMLQQLPGLSGFPAQQLVDIRLALALVIQIISVVGFLCLARYLYAPGRSSRRRDELSRFFRNLRKPVIVDQQAPERSRAPSMPARLLWVAAVLSLALAIFSSSLAGAAFFVCVAAGQLVMAQLMR